From Nitrospira sp.:
ATTGCTTCCGGAGGGATTACCAGTCTAGAGGACTTACGAGCGGTGCAATCGCTCGGCCCTCAGATCGAAGGAGCGATTGTCGGGAAAGCGTTGTACGACGGAAAATTGGATTATCCGACGGCTATGGCCGCTCTAGGGACTCATTCTACCCAAGCACATCATGCTAACTAAACGGATCATTCCCTGTCTGGATGTCAAAGAAGGGCGTGTGGTCAAAGGGGTCAGCTTCGTCAATCTCCGCGATGCCGGTGATCCGGTTGAAGCGGCGGTAGGGTATGATCGTGAAGGAGCGGATGAACTGTGTTTTCTCGATATCACCGCCTCGCATGAAAACCGAAAAACGATCATTGATGTGGTCGAGCGGACGGCTGCCCGAGTCTTCATGCCGGTGACCGTTGGCGGCGGCGTCGGGGCGCTCGACGATATTCGAGCCCTGTTGAACGCCGGAGCCGATAAAGTGAGCATCAATACAGCCGCTGTCCGACGGCCTGAGTTCGTCAAGGAGGCCGCACAACGATTCGGCACACAATGTATCGTCGTGGCGATCGATGCCAAACGCACAACAGCGGGCCGCTGGGAAGTCTTCACGCATGGCGGACGTACGGCCACCGGAATCGAGGTCATCGAATGGGCTGTACGGATGGAACAGTACGGCGCCGGGGAGATCTTATTGACCAGCATGGACCAAGATGGCCGGCAGACGGGATACGACCTGGATCTCAACGCAACTGTGTCGGGGGCCTTGTCGATTCCGGTGATCGCGTCGGGTGGAGTCGGAACCCTGGAGCATCTCTATGATGGTTTTATGAAGGGGAAGGCGGATGCGGTCCTAGCTGCGTCCATTTTCCACTTTCGGACCTATACGATCGCCCAGGCCAAGTCGTATTTGCGGGAACGCGGTGTACCGGTCCGAATGGATGTGCTTTCTGGGGTTGCGTGACACGGTGAACCAGGCTACGACCAGCACGCTCAAATTTGATAGCCAAGGTCTTCTCCCGGCAGTCATTCAAGATTGGCTCGACGGCACGGTTCTGATGCTTGGGTATATGAACCAAGAAGCGCTGACCAAGACCGTTGCCACGAAAAAAGTCCATTTTTGGAGTCGGTCTCGGAATGCACTCTGGGAAAAGGGTGAAACCTCCGGTCATACGCTTCAGGTCAAGCAACTATTCATTGATTGTGACTGGGACACCATCCTCGTCAAGGCCCAGCCTCTCGGACCGACTTGCCATACCGGAGCACGAGCCTGCTTCTTTTCCAGGCTGGATGAACAGGGTCAACTCGTTCCGTTGAATTCAGAAGACGCCCATGGAGGCATTCTTGAAAGTGTTCTTCGTACGATTCGCGATCGCCGTTCCGCTCCCCAGGCTGGTTCCTATACTTCCAAGTTGTTCGACGGGGGGCACGATAAGATTCTGAAGAAAGTGGCGGAGGAGGCCGGGGAGGTCTTGCTAGCCTCCAAAGGGGGCAAGAAAGAGGAGATCATCTACGAAGTGGCTGATTTGTTCTTTCATACACTCATGGTTCTTGGGTATCACGACCTTTCGCTACAAGATATTTATGGAGAATTGGGAAGACGATTTGGGAAGTCTGGTTTGAGGTCTGAATAGCAGACGCTGGCATGAATTCTATGGATGTTGGTTGATCTGATCCTGAATGAATTCCGCAGAGATTCGCCTTGAGAACCGCTTCATGAGGTGACTATGAGCGATTGTCTTTTCTGTAAGATCGTGGAGAAGAAGATTCCCGCGAAGCTCGTTCAGGAAGACGAGTACACGGTCGCCTTTGACGATATCAATCCTCAGGCGCCTGTCCATACGCTGGTGATCCCTAAACGACATGTCGGAACCGTTCATGACTTGGGGTTAGAGGATGAGGCGTTGCTCGCGAGGTTGCTGATAACCTGCACGAAGGTGGCAGCTTTGAAAGGGTTACAGAGCTCCGGCTATCGGGTCGTGACGAACACCGGGCGAGATGCAGGACAAACCGTCTTTCACCTTCATTTTCATGTGATGGGTGGGCGACACATGGCCTGGCCTCCAGGGTGACAAGGTCCGTCGGTTGACAGATTTTTATACCGTCTGGTAATCTGTACGGTCAACTCTTCCAACAACATAGCACCGACTCGTCGAGTAATACGAGTTGAGACTCTAGGAGCTGAGACTCTCGTGGGTCAGGGTTTAATTTCAGACGACACGATCGAACGTATCAAGGGTCGGGTGGACATTGCCGACATCGTGAGCCAACACGTCTCTTTAAGTAAGGCCGGGCAGAATCTCAAGGGGTTGTGCCCTTTTCATCACGAAAAAACCCCCTCGTTTACCGTCAGTCCTTCGAAACAGATTTTTCACTGTTTTGGTTGCGGCGCAGGCGGCAACGTATTTACATTTCTTTCCCGTCTGACCGGGGACAACTTTCCGGAAGTGGTGCGCGATCTTGGGAAAACGGTCGGAATCGAAATCGAAGAGAAAGCTTCCCACTCCAGCCCCCAGTCGGTCATGGCACAGACGGTCGAGCGCATTAATCAGGCGGCAACCGCTTGGTTTCAGACGAACTTGCGCGACGACCGCACCGGACACCAAGCACGTGAATACCTCGATCGCCGTGAGGTCGAATCGCGCATGGTCGACCGTTTTGGAATCGGAGTGGCACCAGCTGAATGGGATGGGTTGCTACGGGCGCTCACTAAGAATGGTTTTTCACAGAGCGATCTTGCAGCAGCCGGTTTGGTGATAGCGCGAACCAACAAGTCAGGATTCTACGACCGGTTCCGTGCCCGGGTAATGTTCACGATCACGGATTTACGAAAACGTGTGGTCGGGTTCGGCGGTCGTGTGCTGGGCGATGAAGCACCCAAGTATCTGAACTCATCCGACACAGTGCTCTTTAAAAAGAGCCACACACTCTTTGCGCTCGATCATGCGAGAGAAGCGATTGCCAAGACAAAGACGGTCATCGTCGTGGAGGGTTATTTCGATGCCATCGCGCTGCATCAGGCAGGGTTGGCACACACGGTGGCGACCTTGGGCACTGCCCTCACAGCGGACCATGTGCAGACGCTTCGGCGGTTTGCGTCAAATGTCGTGTTGCTGTTCGATCCCGATCCTGCCGGAGTGCGAGCCGCGCTGAGAGGCTTGGATTTGTTTGTGAACAGTGGCCTGGGGGTCAAGGTTGTCACATTACCGGTGGGGGAAGACCCTGATACCTATGTCCGGAAAGAAGGCTCTGAAGGATTCGTTCGCTTAGAGGAGCAGGCGCCAAGTTTGTTGGACTTCGCCCTAGAGCAGAGCCTTGCAGCGACGGAGGTCGAAACGATCGAGGGGCGAATCCGCAGCGTCGATGAAATTCTGCGTATCTTACAGAAGAGCGAACATCCGATCGAGCGTGAGGAACGTCTAAAGGTTGTGGCCGAGCGGCTCGGAATTAGTCAAGCTCGTCTGATCGAACGGTACCCCATCCTGTCCCAGCAGCACAGGGGGAATTCGGGAAGGCCACGACAAGCGGTTGCGGGTACGACTCCAATGGAAACCCTGTTCAAGGGAGCACCCGAGGAACGAGACCTCGCCGTTCTTCTGTTGAGGGGCATGCTTTCGGCGGCAGATGTGCGACGCCTCAAGCCGGACCAATTTTCAGTCGGAGGATGTCGCAGGCTCGTCGAATTGGCCATGGATCAGGTGGATCGAGACGGTCGCATTCGGGTCCAGCCGCTACTGGATCGGTCGATGGACGATCCAGAGTGTAGGGCCCTCGCGACGGACTTATCACTCCGCGATGATCATTTCGACGACGAATCGGCGCACGCGAAGGCCTGCCTGGATCGTCTGGATCGCAAGCGATCGGACCAGACAATGCGGGAGCTTATTGCGAGAATGAAAGCCGCTGAACGAGAGGGTCGCGCGGACGAAGTAGGTGTGCTCAATATGCAGATCAATGCAATACGGATGCGGAAAGCCGGGATGCCGACCGCCGCCATTGTTTCACTGGTGAAGGAGTAGTCATGCCGAAACAAGAATTGCTCGGTGAGGTCAAGAAGCTGATTTCAATCGGGAAGGAAAAAGGCTTTCTCACCTACGACGAGCTGAACAACACCTTGCCCGCAGAAGTCGTGTCCTCGGACCAGTTCGGCAGCATTATGGCCATGTTCGGGGAGATGGATATCGAAATCGTTGAGACCGCCGAAGGGGAACGGGTACAAAAACGATCGGATGGCGAGGTCGGCGAAGATGCGGAAGAAGTCGAGTCAGATTCCGAGGATGACAACGAGAAGGCAATCGATCTGACACCCGGCGCCCTCAGCCGCACGGACGACCCAGTGCGGTTGTACCTCAAGGAAATGGGGAGCGTGGCGCTTCTCAGCCGCGAAGGCGAGATTGAAATCGCCAAGAGGATTGAGGAAGGCAAGAACGATATTGCGTCGGTGATCTACGGCATGCCGATGACCATTGAATTCGTCTTAGCGCTCCGGGATCAACTCAAGAACGGTAAGATTGATGTCCGTGAAATCGTGCCGATCCAAGAGACCGAGGAGGGTTTCGAAGAGGATCAGCAACCAGTTGAACGAGATTATGAAGAACTGCGGGTCAAGACGCTAGATGCGCTCAATTCCGTCCGGAAGGTTTCACTGGCACTCAAAGGGTTTGCCGACAAGGGGCGAAATCTTGGCAGTGATCCGGTTAAACAGAAGAAGTTCAAAAAACAGTTCGATGCCATCCGTCAGCAAGTGGTGAGCAAGATTGAATCCGTAAATCTCCACGGGGTGTTGAAAGACCGCATGGTGCAGCGTGTCCGCGAATTGGCTCTCCAGATCAGAGCGGCTGAGCGGGAAGCGGTGAGCTGCCAACGGCGCATCGGCGTAGCTGGAGAGGCTGGGGCCGAGCTGCTGAGGCGGATGTGCCGGAGCCGCCAGGACTTTTTAGCGGTCAAACGGAAGACCGGAGCCTCCGAAGAAGCCTTGACCGAGATTCGCAGAGTCTATCAAGCCGCCAAGGCGAAGGTGCGCCAGCTTGAAGCGGAAGAGGCCCTCGCTCCGGCAGAAGAAATCAAGGATGCGGTCAAACATCTCGATATTGCCGAAGAAAAGGTGAAACGCGGGAAGGCGGAATTGGTCGAAGCGAATTTGCGGCTCGTGGTCAGCATTGCCAAGAAATATACAAACCGAGGCCTTCAGTTCCTCGATCTGATTCAGGAAGGCAACATCGGTCTAATGAAGGCGGTAGACAAATTCGAGTACAGGCGCGGGTACAAATTCAGTACGTACGCCACGTGGTGGATTAGGCAGGCGATCACTCGGGCCATTGCGGATCAGGCGCGCACCATTCGCATTCCGGTGCATATGATTGAGACCATCAATAAGCTCATTCGGACGTCGAGGCATCTGGTGCAGAAGCTTGGGCGAGAACCGCTTCCGGAGGAGATCGCCGAGCGCATGGACCTGCCGCTGGACAAAGTCCGAAAGATCTTGAAGATCGCCCGTGAGCCGATCTCCCTGGAGACCCCGATCGGCGAAGAAGAAGACAGTCACTTGGGAGATTTCATCGAAGATAAGAAGGCGGTGTCTCCGTTGGAGGCAGCGATTCGGTACGACTTGCAACGTCAGATCAACAGCGCGTTAGAAACACTGACGCCGCGTGAGGAGAAAGTTTTGCGAAAGCGATTTGGCATCGGGGAAGCGACGGATCATACGCTGGAAGAAGTGGGGCAAGACTTCGAAGTGACGCGTGAGCGTATCAGGCAGATCGAAGCCAAAGCGCTCAGAAAACTGCGGCATCCAAGCCGCAGCAAGAAGCTTCGGAGTTTTGTCGAGAGTTTATAAGTGTTCTCGGTCGAGCGCCGTGATTTGACTCCACTCGAAGGGTCGGCCTAGAATCGAAAATCTTAGAGAGACGACCGGGACGGCTAAGGCGGATGGCCGCCGTCAGGTGTGTGGCGCTTATCAGGTCGTCAGCTTGAGCTCGCCCCTTCCGATCGGGCCCATAGCTCAGGTGGTTAGAGCGGCTGACTCATAATCAGCTGGTCCTAGGTTCAAGTCCTAGTGGGCCCACCAACCGGGCTGGTTTTTTCCTCTTCAATGCACCGGCATTGATGGAAAGGGTACGGTGAATCAGAAACTTTCCCCTCTGATTGAGTTGCAAAAACTCGATCTCCGCATCATGGAGATCAACGAAACTCGCCGAAGAATTCCCGAGCAGCTCCATGCCGCTGAATCGCCGCTTCGCGACGCGATCCAACGCTTACACGACACGAAGGCTACCGTCGACAGCGCCGTCAAAGAGCGGCGTGCGCACGAAAAAGAACTCGAGGCGCATGAGGCTCATACGGAAAAAATGAAATCTCATGCAGCCAATCTCAAGACCAACAAGGAATATCAAGCGCACTTGTTCGAACTGGAGTTGGCGAACAAGAAGCGAGGAGACTTCGAAGAAAAGATTCTGGTTGCGATGGACAAAGTCGACCAGCTTCAGAAGGCCACGAGAGAGCTCCAAGACAAGAAGGATGCCTTAGAGAAAGCCTTTACGCAGGAGAAGCAAGGATTAGACGCCCAGGATAAGGACCTGGCGACCGAACTAGCACAACTCGAAACCCAATACCAGGACGCGTCTCTGAAGATTGAGAAGCGGCTACTCGATCGGTACAACCAGGTGAAAGCGTCGCGGAAGGATCAGCCTCTTGCTGCAGTACGCGACGGTATCTGCGCCGGGTGTCGCCTCCAAATCCCGCCACAGCTTATTGCACAGGTCAAGCGCTCCGATGATCTGCATGTCTGTCCCTATTGCCGGCGAATGCTCTATTGGGAAGGAGAGCCGCCAACAGAAACGTCGCACCCTCTCAGCGAAGCCAAGAAAGCCGATATGGAAGTGGGTGAATCGGTCTAGTATGTACGATGCTTTGATCTAAGCTGCACAATCTCCGTCACGACATCTTTTCTTGGTTTCTGCCCACAATCGCCTATAGTTCAATCGTCCTTCATCAAGCGTTAAAGGAGAACGCCAATCTGTGGCCTCATGGACACATAAGGCCCTATGGTTTGTCCTCATGATAAGAGCGACGAGTGCCAATGAAACATTTACGTCAGCCCAGCCAGCACAGCTTTAGTCGTCTTGAAATGCAGTTTCGCCACTGAGCCCAGCCGCTCTTGCCCGTGTTTCTTGATGATCATCTTCGCCGCAAGTTCGACGGCTGGTGATGCACCTTTTGGCAGCATGGTCCCGACTTCGCTGGAGAGGCGTTTCAATCGAAGTAAAAATTCAGCACGGGCCAAGATTGAAGCGGCGGCGACAGCCAAGTCGGATTCTGCTTTGGGTCGCTGTTCGAGGACGATCGTCCGTTCCTTTTCCTGCAATGCATTCAGAATCAACCTCTCGTCCCCGAATTGATCTGAGATAGCCCGTTCGCACGTCACGCCTCGCTCGAGCATATTCTCCAGAGCCTTCGCGTGTCCCCAGGCGAGAAGACGGTTCAGATTCTTGATCTTGGCATAGAGTTCGTTGTACTTCTGCGGTCCGATGGCAATGATACTGTGTGGGCAAATAGTCTTGATATCGGGAGCCATTTCCAACACCCGCCCGTCGGACAACTTCTTACTGTCTCGTGCCCCTATCAACCTCAATTCACTCTGCGTGGTCGCATCCACGAACACGGCGGCGACGACGAGTGGACCAAAATAGTCGCCTTTCCCCGATTCGTCGATGCCGATACGTTCGATGCTCTGAGCTGGTCGTGTCGTCATAGGAGTTCTGCGACAGCCTCTAGAAATTATTCCTAGGGAGGCGGTAATCTACCAATCAGATCCATAGCGGTCAATCCACCTGAATCTATCGTGACGCGTTTGAACGGGAGGACAGAAGATGTATACGTGGCGGTTCGCGCAAACAACGATGGTGCTCTGTCTACTTGCAGTATCGGCAAGCTTGGTAGGATGTGAGACCAATCCCTATACCGGTCGCAAACAGTTGCTGATGACGTCGGTTGGTCAAGAAGTGCAAATGGGGGCGCAAGCGTACAATCAGGTCAAGACAGACCCGAAAATGCGACCCTCGCAAGATCCTCGTGAGATTGAACCGGTGAAGCGCGTCGCGGCTCGGATCGTCGAGGCCGCCAAACGGTCGAAGTATGCCGAGATGGCCAAGCAGTTTCAGTGGGAAGTCACGGTGATCAAGGATGATAAGACGGCCAATGCCTTTGCATTGCCTGGGGGAAAGATGGCGGTCTACACCGGCATTTTCCCCATGGCCAAAACTGAGGCCGGGTTGGCGGCGGTCATGGGACATGAGGTCGTGCATGCGTTGGCGCGACATGGGGCGGAGCGGATGAGTCAGGGACAACTCACGAAGACGGTGTTACAGGTGGCGGGGGCTGCGATTGGTATGAGCGGCGGCAATCCGATGCTGGGTCAGGCGACGATGGCTGCCCTGGGTGCGGGGGCGCAGGTTGGGGTACTGCTGCCATTCAGCCGAAAACATGAGTCGGAAGCCGACTATGTCGGGATTCTCCTCGCAGCTGATGCAGGATATGACCCCCGCGAATCTGTCGCGCTCTGGGAACGGATGGGGCAGGCATCCGGCGGTGGTGGAGGATCCGGAGAATTCTTCTCAACCCATCCGAGCCACGAAACCCGGATCGAGCAATTGAAGGAGTGGATGCAGGAGGCGATGGCGATTTATCAGAAGAGGACTCAGATGCCGGCCAAGCCGTTGCCGGATGTCGGAGGCAACTGAAGGCTCTCGATCATTGATCCTCGTAACACAAATTTACGAGTCTGCTTGTGACCGACCTGGCTCATTCTTTATACTGAGTAGGCGTGGGTGGAAGATTGGATGGTCGCTCGGTGCCTCGTGCATCGAGAGGAAAGTCCGGACTCCACGGGCAGGGCGCTGGGTAACTCCCAGGCGGAGCAATCCGACACCAGCACCACAGAAATCAAACCGCCGATGGCCAAGGCGATGGGATCCCATCTGGTCGCTGCGGCTCAGGTAAGGGTGAAACGGTGGGGTAAGAGCCCACCGCGGGGATGGTGACATCACCGGCACGGTAAGCGTCGCCCGGTGCAAGGCCAAATAGGAAGACATGTGCCGTGCTCTTCAAGGGGTGCGGTACACCGACTGGCCCGGTCGAGGTCTTCGGGTAGGTCGCTTGAGGTTCGAGGTAACTCGAATCCCAGAGAAATGATCATCCACGCAAAGAGGGAAACTTCTTTGCAGGACAGAATCCGGCTTATAGGTCTTCCCTCCACGCTCTCTCGGGTAACCATGCTTTTCTGAGCGGCTTCTGGATTATTCCCCTCAGGGCTTCGCTCGTCGACGTGTTGACGGGCTCCGAGTGAGGATGCTAGGATCTTGTATCTTTCCCCTTGATTTCACAAACATTTCTGCATGATGATGCAGCCTCAGCCGGGCCTGTCTTTCGAAGTCCCACTGAGACGAGCAGATCCGATCAAGCAGTGAGAGGGAGGGTTGTCATGAAACTCACCGGTGCTGAAATCTTCATCGAATGCCTGAAGCGTGAGGGAGTGAAAACCGTCTTTGCGCTGCCAGGCGGAGTCGTCTTGAAGATTTTCGATACGCTCCATCAACAGAAGGACGTGGAAGTCATTTTGACGCGTCATGAGCAGGGTGCGGGCCATATGGCAGAGGGGTACGCCAAAGCCACCGGGAAAGCCGGAGTCTGTCTGGTCACCTCCGGTCCCGGCATGACCAATGTCATTACGGCATTG
This genomic window contains:
- the hisF gene encoding imidazole glycerol phosphate synthase subunit HisF encodes the protein MLTKRIIPCLDVKEGRVVKGVSFVNLRDAGDPVEAAVGYDREGADELCFLDITASHENRKTIIDVVERTAARVFMPVTVGGGVGALDDIRALLNAGADKVSINTAAVRRPEFVKEAAQRFGTQCIVVAIDAKRTTAGRWEVFTHGGRTATGIEVIEWAVRMEQYGAGEILLTSMDQDGRQTGYDLDLNATVSGALSIPVIASGGVGTLEHLYDGFMKGKADAVLAASIFHFRTYTIAQAKSYLRERGVPVRMDVLSGVA
- a CDS encoding bifunctional phosphoribosyl-AMP cyclohydrolase/phosphoribosyl-ATP diphosphatase HisIE, with product MCFLGLRDTVNQATTSTLKFDSQGLLPAVIQDWLDGTVLMLGYMNQEALTKTVATKKVHFWSRSRNALWEKGETSGHTLQVKQLFIDCDWDTILVKAQPLGPTCHTGARACFFSRLDEQGQLVPLNSEDAHGGILESVLRTIRDRRSAPQAGSYTSKLFDGGHDKILKKVAEEAGEVLLASKGGKKEEIIYEVADLFFHTLMVLGYHDLSLQDIYGELGRRFGKSGLRSE
- a CDS encoding histidine triad nucleotide-binding protein, with protein sequence MSDCLFCKIVEKKIPAKLVQEDEYTVAFDDINPQAPVHTLVIPKRHVGTVHDLGLEDEALLARLLITCTKVAALKGLQSSGYRVVTNTGRDAGQTVFHLHFHVMGGRHMAWPPG
- the rnhC gene encoding ribonuclease HIII: MTTRPAQSIERIGIDESGKGDYFGPLVVAAVFVDATTQSELRLIGARDSKKLSDGRVLEMAPDIKTICPHSIIAIGPQKYNELYAKIKNLNRLLAWGHAKALENMLERGVTCERAISDQFGDERLILNALQEKERTIVLEQRPKAESDLAVAAASILARAEFLLRLKRLSSEVGTMLPKGASPAVELAAKMIIKKHGQERLGSVAKLHFKTTKAVLAGLT
- the rpoD gene encoding RNA polymerase sigma factor RpoD, whose protein sequence is MPKQELLGEVKKLISIGKEKGFLTYDELNNTLPAEVVSSDQFGSIMAMFGEMDIEIVETAEGERVQKRSDGEVGEDAEEVESDSEDDNEKAIDLTPGALSRTDDPVRLYLKEMGSVALLSREGEIEIAKRIEEGKNDIASVIYGMPMTIEFVLALRDQLKNGKIDVREIVPIQETEEGFEEDQQPVERDYEELRVKTLDALNSVRKVSLALKGFADKGRNLGSDPVKQKKFKKQFDAIRQQVVSKIESVNLHGVLKDRMVQRVRELALQIRAAEREAVSCQRRIGVAGEAGAELLRRMCRSRQDFLAVKRKTGASEEALTEIRRVYQAAKAKVRQLEAEEALAPAEEIKDAVKHLDIAEEKVKRGKAELVEANLRLVVSIAKKYTNRGLQFLDLIQEGNIGLMKAVDKFEYRRGYKFSTYATWWIRQAITRAIADQARTIRIPVHMIETINKLIRTSRHLVQKLGREPLPEEIAERMDLPLDKVRKILKIAREPISLETPIGEEEDSHLGDFIEDKKAVSPLEAAIRYDLQRQINSALETLTPREEKVLRKRFGIGEATDHTLEEVGQDFEVTRERIRQIEAKALRKLRHPSRSKKLRSFVESL
- a CDS encoding M48 family metallopeptidase, yielding MYTWRFAQTTMVLCLLAVSASLVGCETNPYTGRKQLLMTSVGQEVQMGAQAYNQVKTDPKMRPSQDPREIEPVKRVAARIVEAAKRSKYAEMAKQFQWEVTVIKDDKTANAFALPGGKMAVYTGIFPMAKTEAGLAAVMGHEVVHALARHGAERMSQGQLTKTVLQVAGAAIGMSGGNPMLGQATMAALGAGAQVGVLLPFSRKHESEADYVGILLAADAGYDPRESVALWERMGQASGGGGGSGEFFSTHPSHETRIEQLKEWMQEAMAIYQKRTQMPAKPLPDVGGN
- a CDS encoding DNA primase, which produces MGQGLISDDTIERIKGRVDIADIVSQHVSLSKAGQNLKGLCPFHHEKTPSFTVSPSKQIFHCFGCGAGGNVFTFLSRLTGDNFPEVVRDLGKTVGIEIEEKASHSSPQSVMAQTVERINQAATAWFQTNLRDDRTGHQAREYLDRREVESRMVDRFGIGVAPAEWDGLLRALTKNGFSQSDLAAAGLVIARTNKSGFYDRFRARVMFTITDLRKRVVGFGGRVLGDEAPKYLNSSDTVLFKKSHTLFALDHAREAIAKTKTVIVVEGYFDAIALHQAGLAHTVATLGTALTADHVQTLRRFASNVVLLFDPDPAGVRAALRGLDLFVNSGLGVKVVTLPVGEDPDTYVRKEGSEGFVRLEEQAPSLLDFALEQSLAATEVETIEGRIRSVDEILRILQKSEHPIEREERLKVVAERLGISQARLIERYPILSQQHRGNSGRPRQAVAGTTPMETLFKGAPEERDLAVLLLRGMLSAADVRRLKPDQFSVGGCRRLVELAMDQVDRDGRIRVQPLLDRSMDDPECRALATDLSLRDDHFDDESAHAKACLDRLDRKRSDQTMRELIARMKAAEREGRADEVGVLNMQINAIRMRKAGMPTAAIVSLVKE